The following coding sequences lie in one Rutidosis leptorrhynchoides isolate AG116_Rl617_1_P2 chromosome 6, CSIRO_AGI_Rlap_v1, whole genome shotgun sequence genomic window:
- the LOC139854741 gene encoding protein FAR1-RELATED SEQUENCE 4-like, with amino-acid sequence MVQHSSLSSSLNESSSFTSTFDDADSETQNKDFEETQNMDDEGEGMNEEYHVDMEKETTYNVRNEDDGEGIENGCGQRNYNESVQHDESVEEPKLGMTFDTIEEVANFYADYGKKLGFGVFKRSSEKDPIDDTIKYATFACNRAQKSVSKSKNSLNPRPTTKTDCGAKIRVVLGADKKYHVSKVYLEHNHSFSPSKGRFYRCYRKINRHVKRQLEIHQRAGVRMNKSFNTLVVENGGYENLPFTEKDCRNYINKVKRLKFGEGDAEAIQGYFMKVQSIDREFFYAWELDEENRLKNLFWADSRCRASYEEFGDVVTFDTTYLTNEYEMPMAPFVGVNHHGQSILLGCALISNEDVRTFTWLFQTWLSCMSGRAPNAIITDQDQAMKKAIEIVFPDSRHRWCLWHIMNKIPKKFGKHAKYKSIKYRLKKAVYDCLTTVEFEVAWKTMIDRYKLEKNRWLKVLYEEKKDGSLALKTTLKQFVEQYENALRDRAEKENLEDFNSYNSCYPPITRYAMEKQMKDILTNAKFKEFRVELTGKMYCGIGFIKSHDGYIEYEVIEDVIDNENLMKKHFSVWFKKGDSVEECDIRCICRLFEFRGMLCRHVLTVLTTENVYLIPSKYILQRWRKDIKRRHTKVKVNYSDWVVSDVGRRYDKMCHAFSEVADLASDLDEKCSLVLDRVNELKSEILGEKTNNGSTMCTQRNNDFNNENVKIRDPPAVRRKGRPPSKRLQSTSEKIVKNITKKKKTLDEVRGRAVDNETVKEGDQNDYYLPTATNSNGYTNFPFQYGGFISSGFVPSAMQQYSSQYSHVFQQVPPPMQHVDVQMQQSSHINSLNASYNMPFGPPNNALYPP; translated from the exons ATGGTTCAACATTCATCTTTATCATCTTCACTCAATGAATCATCTTCTTTTACTTCCACATTTGATGATGCTGATTCAGAAACTCAGAATAAGGATTTTGAAGAAACACAAAATATGGACGATGAAGGTGAAGGAATGAATGA AGAATATCACGTTGATATGGAAAAAGAGACCACTTATAATGTAAGAAATGAAGACGATGGAGAAGGTATTGAGAATGGATGTGGTCAAAGAAATTATAATGAGAGTGTCCAACATGATGAAAGCGTGGAAGAACCAAAACTTGGCATGACTTTTGACACAATTGAAGAAGTTGCAAACTTTTATGCAGACTATGGAAAAAAATTGGGATTTGGAGTCTTTAAAAGATCTTCAGAAAAGGATCCTATTGATGACACTATAAAGTATGCTACTTTTGCATGTAATCGGGCTCAAAAGTCGGTGTCCAAATCGAAAAATAGTTTGAACCCTCGTCCCACTACAAAAACTGATTGTGGTGCTAAAATTAGAGTAGTTCTTGGCGCCGATAAAAAGTATCATGTGTCAAAAGTTTATCTCGAACATAATCACTCGTTTAGTCCAAGTAAAGGAAGATTTTACCGTTGTTACCGAAAAATAAATCGACATGTGAAAAGACAACTTGAAATTCATCAAAGAGCGGGGGTAAGAATGAATAAGAGTTTCAATACGTTGGTTGTCGAGAATGGAGGATATGAAAATTTACCATTTACAGAAAAAGATTGTCGTAACTATATTAATAAAGTCAAACGGTTGAAGTTTGGAGAAGGAGATGCTGAAGCAATTCAAGGTTACTTCATGAAGGTTCAATCTATCGATCGTGAGTTTTTTTATGCATGGGAATTGGACGAGGAAAATAGACTAAAGAACTTGTTTTGGGCAGATTCAAGGTGTAGGGCATCTTACGAGGAATTTGGTGATGTTGTCACATTTGATACAACATATTTAACAAATGAGTATGAGATGCCAATGGCTCCTTTTGTAGGGGTAAATCATCATGGCCAATCAATATTGCTTGGTTGTGCACTAATTTCAAATGAAGATGTTAGAACATTTACGTGGCTCTTTCAAACTTGGCTTTCGTGTATGTCAGGTCGTGCTCCTAATGCAATTATCACGGACCAAGACCAAGCTATGAAAAAAGCAATTGAGATTGTTTTCCCAGACTCGCGTCACAG GTGGTGTTTATGGCATATCATGAACAAAATACCTAAAAAGTTTGGTAAACATGCAAAATACAAATCAATTAAGTACAGGCTTAAAAAGGCTGTTTATGATTGTTTAACTACTGTTGAATTTGAAGTAGCGTGGAAAACGATGATTGATAGATACAAGCTTGAAAAGAATAGGTGGCTTAAGGTTTTGTATGAGGAAAAAAAAGATGGGTCCCTTGCTTT GAAAACTACTTTAAAACAGTTTGTGGAACAATATGAAAATGCATTGAGGGATAGGGCTGAGAAGGAGAACCTTGAAGATTTTAATTCATACAACTCATGTTACCCGCCAATTACTCGTTATGCCATGGAAAAACAAATGAAGGATATATTAACCAATGCTAAGTTCAAAGAGTTCAGGGTCGAGTTGACGGGAAAAATGTATTGTGGGATTGGCTTTATAAAATCACACGATGGGTACATAGAATATGAAGTCATTGAGGATGTAATAGATAATGAAAATCTAATGAAGAAACACTTTTCAGTTTGGTTCAAAAAGGGGGATTCGGTTGAAGAATGTGATATTAGGTGTATATGTCGTCTGTTTGAGTTTAGAGGAATGTTGTGTAGGCATGTACTTACGGTGCTAACTACTGAAAATGTATATTTGATTCCGAGTAAATACATCTTGCAAAGATGGAGAAAAGATATCAAGAGAAGACATACTAAGGTGAAAGTAAATTACAGTGATTGGGTTGTCTCGGATGTTGGTCGTCGTTATGATAAAATGTGTCATGCTTTTTCCGAAGTTGCAGACTTGGCATCTGACCTAGACGAAAAATGTAGTCTTGTACTTGACCGGGTTAACGAGTTAAAGAGCGAAATATTGGGTGAGAAAACTAATAATGGTAGCACCATGTGTACACAACGGaacaatgattttaataatgaGAATGTCAAGATTCGTGACCCTCCAGCAGTGCGCAGAAAAGGTCGTCCTCCGAGTAAGAGATTACAGTCTACGTCTGAAAAAATCGTTAAAAATATTACGAAAAAGAAGAAG ACTTTGGATGAAGTTAGAGGTAGAGCTGTGGATAATGAAACAGTGAAAGAG GGAGATCAAAATGACTATTATCTTCCAACTGCTACAAATTCAAATGGGTACACTAATTTTCCATTTCAATACGGTGGATTCATTTCGAGTGGATTCGTTCCGAGTGCTATGCAACAATACTCGTCACAATACAGTCATGTTTTTCAACAAGTACCTCCACCTATGCAACATGTAGATGTTCAAATGCAACAATCATCACATATCAACTCTCTAAACGCATCATATAATATGCCATTTGGCCCTCCAAACAACGCATTGTATCCCCCATAA